One stretch of Podospora bellae-mahoneyi strain CBS 112042 chromosome 2, whole genome shotgun sequence DNA includes these proteins:
- a CDS encoding hypothetical protein (EggNog:ENOG503P6K7): MPAAPQSKSSALSFAAGMPTLRHPDVNVALGVASPQKQGPSRAHIYLALAVITLLLVARLVKPRRLKPSAPLPAPGDSQRAEKVDKHPPRFSPIATSPTSQKGNQPVSVLSPWSQFKGGQGVVPFTRLGIHQQHPSCAAVLTGHGAQRAVFGFLGQTPAMDDNENDPLKDRLRSGSASRGVSTNVPDDADFRYQHDPSPAGRYTEQHVGDSRPSYSSHFFPSNFPEGYGSGGSEGMEIGPMSGYSSYGDRDWSAASDQQAGSSSDVYGQDPNFGAESFTGSPGFSGFDLSTPRRFSRPPPPPPLTPPTRSDNRFPFEDRHIGYAVSIPPELDASFIHQPNPAYSGMSTSDDVLNSSPQTADPIPRRRSYTRTVPIGIPVPGTTPAYSAEAMASGTAFTPSSYPPTSPLLPPPPPGPDAPSEYVFVGGPGGPGVALSDQEIDLHGEIISVMDHSGHGWKRHTRVYGGGVCLACLAAEDQGGFYGDTVPLSDRR; encoded by the exons ATGCCCGCC GCGCCCCAAAGTAAATCATCGGCGCTGAGCTTCGCCGCAGGCATGCCAACACTCAGGCATCCCGACGTCAACGTTGCTCTTGGGGTCGCAAGTCCCCAGAAACAGGGACCCTCAAGAGCACACATATATCTCGCGCTTGCCGTCAttactcttcttcttgttgcccGGCTCGTCAAGCCAAGACGTCTCAAACCATCAGCCCCATTGCCTGCACCTGGAGACAGCCAGCGTGCTGAGAAAGTCGACAAGCATCCCCCCCGCTTCTCACCAATAGCAACTTCACCAACATCCCAAAAGGGCAATCAACCTGTCTCTGTTTTGTCTCCCTGGAGCCAATTCAAGGGCGGGCAAGGAGTTGTTCCGTTCACTAGGCTCGGGATTCATCAGCAACATCCTTCCTGTGCTGCAGTGCTTACAGGTCACGGTGCCCAGAGAGCCGTGTTCGGATTTTTGGGGCAGACGCCAGCTATGGATGACAACGAGAATGACCCGCTGAAGGATCGCTTGCGCTCAGGGTCAGCATCACGTGGCGTCAGCACCAATGTTCCCGATGACGCCGATTTTAGATACCAACACGACCCCTCCCCGGCCGGCAGGTACACTGAGCAACATGTAGGAGATAGCAGACCGAGCTactcctcccacttcttccCTTCTAACTTTCCAGAGGGATATGGTAGTGGTGGCTCCGAGGGCATGGAGATAGGACCAATGTCAGGCTACAGCAGCTATGGCGACCGTGATTGGAGTGCCGCATCTGATCAGCAAGCGGGCTCCTCGAGTGATGTGTATGGACAGGATCCCAACTTCGGTGCTGAGAGCTTTACTGGGTCCCCTGGCTTTTCTGGCTTCGATCTCAGCACTCCCCGACGCTTTTCGcgcccacctccaccaccaccactaacACCTCCAACACGTAGCGACAACAGGTTTCCCTTTGAAGACCGTCATATCGGCTATGCAGTATCGATCCCGCCAGAGCTGGACGCCAGCTTCATACACCAGCCCAATCCAGCTTATAGCGGCATGTCAACCTCAGACGACGTCTTGAACTCCAGCCCCCAGACCGCAGACCCAATACCGCGCAGAAGATCCTACACGAGGACTGTCCCCATCGGAATCCCTGTTCCTGGAACCACGCCCGCCTACTCTGCTGAGGCAATGGCATCAGGTACTGCCTTCACCCCCTCGAGCTATCCGCCAACATCGCctcttctgcctcctcctccacccggGCCCGATGCTCCCTCCGAGTACGTATTTGTGGGTGGGCCGGGAGGTCCAGGTGTTGCCTTGTCAGATCAGGAGATCGATCTTCACGGCGAGATCATATCAGTCATGGATCACTCGGGTCATGGGTGGAAAAGGCATACACGTGTCTACGGTGGAGGCGTTTGTCTCGCCTGCCTCGCCGCCGAAGACCAAGGTGGCTTTTATGGCGACACGGTGCCTCTCTCGGATCGGCGATGA
- the MBP1 gene encoding Transcription factor mbp1 (EggNog:ENOG503NTY6; COG:S; Transcription factor mbp1 (MBF subunit p120)), with protein sequence MAKGAAPAGVYSATYSGVPVYEFQFGTDLKEHVMRRRADNWVNATHILKAAGFDKPARTRILEREVQKEEHEKVQGGYGKYQGTWIPLEQGEALAQRNNIYERLRPIFEYEPGSESPPPAPRHASKPKAPKAKPAVPKWGSKSQNRKSSLSQSAVFSHSHAQQGVPVQEEYESVASQIHEDDTPDNMTVASASYMAEDDRAYDMSHFSTGHRKRKREEEMRDMTAQQHAMYGDELLDYFLLSTNQQAAIRPDPPTNFQPDWPIDTDRHTSLHWASAMGDTDVIKQLKRFDANLMAQNIRGETPLMWAVNFTNCYMKKTFPTVLNELFKSVDARDHSGCTVIHHAAVMKRGRVQSSTCARYYLDIILNKLVEVRQPEEVQALLDAQDEEGNTALHLAARVNARKCIRSLLGRGAATDIENNEGVRAEDLIKEINTTRSLARTGPQRSSSPFAPETARRNGFRDALGEDPTSKLQVSYQSEAANTVQSRITPLVLQKLQDLSQSYDSEFNEMDEAEKEARHILANTQAELNNLRASIAELESRIEADDQASKTEEEVAAAKKQVLALFRRQTQLAIEKATEQNLASVTNGQQQEEEDDSPEERLKLAAQLHAMLVEQEAAEVEYVEARGMLGTGKKIDQYRHLLCSCLPPEDQDMLDQNLEDMISMMEDEAESNSAALLPPGTNPDGVMEGMGMLGGMALAMAEAAEPMEITG encoded by the exons ATGGCCAAGGGCGCTGCCCCGGCCGGGGTATACAGCGCGACATATAGTGGT GTACCCGTCTACGAGTTTCAGTTTGGGACCGATCTCAAGGAACATGTTATGCGCCGGCGTGCCGACAACTGGGTGAATGCGACACACATCCTGAAGGCTGCCGGTTTTGACAAGCCTGCCCGAACGAGAATTCTGGAGCGCGAAGTTCAAAAGGAGGAGCATGAAAAAGTCCAGGGTGGTTACGGAAAATACCAAG GCACATGGATTCCTCTCGAACAAGGCGAGGCGCTTGCCCAGCGAAACAATATCTACGAACGCTTACGGCCCATCTTTGAGTATGAGCCTGGGAGTGAGAGCCCTCCTCCCGCACCAAGACATGCGAGCAAGCCAAAGGCCCCAAAGGCCAAGCCTGCCGTTCCAAAATGGGGCAGCAAGTCTCAAAACAGGAAGAGTAGTCTGTCGCAGTCCGCTGTCTTCTCACACAGTCACGCCCAACAAGGTGTTCCCGTCCAAGAAGAATACGAGAGTGTTGCTTCTCAGATACACGAAGACGACACCCCCGACAACATGACTGTTGCCTCGGCCTCGTACATGGCTGAGGACGATCGAGCATACGACATGTCGCACTTCTCCACCGGCCACAGGAAGCgcaagagagaggaggagatgcgGGACATGACGGCGCAACAACATGCCATGTACGGGGATGAGCTGCTTGACTACTTTTTGCTGTCTACAAACCAACAGGCTGCCATTCGTCCTGATCCCCCAACCAACTTTCAGCCGGACTGGCCCATCGACACTGACAGGCATACGTCGCTCCATTGGGCTTCGGCCATGGGCGATACCGATGTCATCAAACAGCTAAAGCGGTTTGATGCCAATCTCATGGCTCAGAATATCAGGGGGGAGACGCCATTAATGTGGGCGGTGAACTTTACGAATTGCTACATGAAGAAAACGTTTCCTACCGTTCTCAACGAGCTATTCAAATCGGTGGATGCAAGAGATCACTCTGGGTGCACTGTCATTCACCATGCGGCGGTTATGAAACGAGGACGGGTACAAAGCTCAACCTGTGCTCGGTATTATCTGGACATCATCCTGAACAAACTGGTAGAAGTTCGCCAGCCAGAGGAGGTACAGGCGCTGCTCGATGCTCAGGATGAAGAGGGCAATACGGCGTTGCATCTGGCGGCCAGAGTCAACGCCAGGAAATGCATCAGATCGCTTCTCGGCCGTGGAGCAGCAACCGACATCGAAAACAACGAGGGCGTGAGAGCGGAGGATTTGATCAAAgaaatcaacaccacccgtTCTCTTGCCCGGACCGGGCCACAGCGCTCCTCGAGTCCGTTCGCCCCTGAGACAGCCCGGCGCAACGGCTTTCGGGATGCCCTTGGAGAAGACCCAACGAGCAAGTTACAGGTGTCATACCAGAGTGAGGCAGCCAACACGGTGCAATCGCGCATCACGCCGCTCGTGCTCCAGAAACTCCAAGATTTGTCTCAAAGCTACGACAGCGAGTTCAACGAGATGGACGAAGCCGAAAAGGAAGCCAGACACATCCTGGCCAACACCCAAGCtgagctcaacaacctccgAGCCAGCATCGCCGAGCTCGAGTCCAGGATCGAAGCCGACGACCAAGCCAGCAAGACGGAGGAAGAGGTAGCcgccgccaagaagcaagTTCTTGCTCTCTTTCGCCGGCAGACGCAGCTCGCCATTGAAAAGGCCACTGAGCAGAACCTCGCCTCTGTTACCAatggccagcagcaagaggaagaagacgactcACCGGAAGAGCGACTCAAGCTCGCGGCGCAACTCCATGCCATGTTGGTCGAGCAGGAAGCCGCCGAGGTGGAGTACGTCGAGGCGAGGGGCATGCTTGGGACGGGCAAGAAGATTGATCAGTACAGGCACTTGCTCTGCAGCTGCTTGCCGCCCGAGGACCAGGACATGCTGGACCAGAACCTGGAGGACATGATCTCCatgatggaggatgaggcggaGAGCAACAGTGCCGCTTTATTGCCGCCAGGGACGAACCCGGATGGGGTCATGGAGGGGATGGGCATGCTGGGCGGGATGGCGCTGGCGATGGCGGAGGCGGCTGAGCCAATGGAGATTACTGGGTGA